In a genomic window of Carassius gibelio isolate Cgi1373 ecotype wild population from Czech Republic chromosome A3, carGib1.2-hapl.c, whole genome shotgun sequence:
- the arhgap44a gene encoding rho GTPase-activating protein 44 isoform X7: MKKQFNRMRQLANQTVGRAEKTEVLSDDLLQVEKRLDLVKQVSHSTHKKLNACLQGQQGTDLEKKSVKSPSKKLPLTILAQCMVEGAAVLGEESLLGKMLNLCGETEEKLAQELLMFEIQIERDVVDPLYLLAEVEIPNIQKQRKHLAKLVLDMDSARTRWQQSSKSSGHPSNVQQGGAKSDSLREEMEETANRMEICRDQLSADMYNFMAKEIDYANYFHTLIEVQAEYHRKSLEILQSVLPQIKAHQEAWIEKPSYGKALEEHLAISGREIAFPIEACVTMLLECGMEEEGLFRVAPSASKLKKLKASLDCGVLDVQEYSADPHAIAGALKSYLRELPEPLMTFELYDEWIQASNIQDMDKRLQALLCTCEKLPADNLNNFRYLIKFLAKLTEHQDANKMTPGNIAIVLGPNLLWTHSEGNMTEMMTTMSLQIVGIVEPIIQHADWFFPGEIEFNLTGSFGSPVHTNHNSNYSSMPSPDMDQSDRKQQHDQSRRPLSVATDNMMLEFYKKDGSIRKIQSVGVRVMDTSWVKGKSSSTLTRKASSTPPQAPGSPADTLITEQPGELATSPIPTPPPGDRGSTLKSKDLSPVIGHKSAQASGATVPPVSGQQSNSQSPHSAEHSPHTLRKASKKLAPVPPKVPYGQSGGISDQSTGQPSPVSLSPTPPSTPSPYSLGCPPGHAPTSSPGQTPLGGPHTLSSPPSLTGTLTKSRPTPKPRQRPSLPPPQPPTVPPTAPQPLEQGLLDGLSPGESMSTADFFSLEIPSINVNLDSLLDEFRVPRRSSLAAVSSPEGESLSEEEGQSTTL; encoded by the exons atgaaGAAGCAGTTCAATCGGATGCGACAGCTCGCCAACCAGACTGTTGGCAG GGCAGAAAAAACCGAGGTACTGAGTGATGACCTGCTGCAG GTGGAGAAGCGTTTAGACCTGGTAAAGCAGGTCTCCCATAGCACACATAAGAAGCTGAACGCCTGTCTGCAGGGTCAACAAGGCACTGATTTGGAAAAGAAATCCGTCAAATCTCCCTCT AAAAAGTTGCCCCTGACGATACTTGCTCAGTGTATGGTGGAGGGAGCGGCTGTGTTAGGAGAAGAATCTCTTCTTGG CAAGATGCTGaatctctgtggtgagaccgagGAGAAATTGGCCCAAGAGCTCCTCATGTTTGAGATTCAGATTGAAAGAGATGTTGTGGACCCTCTGTATTTGCTGGCTGAG GTGGAAATTCCCAACATTCAGAAACAGCGAAAACATTTAGCCAAACTGGTCCTGGACATGGATTCTGCCAGGACACG GTGGCAACAGTCCTCCAAATCTTCAGGTCATCCTAGCAATGTGCAGCAGGGCGGAGCCAAGTCTGACTCCCTGAGAGAGGAAATGGAGGAGACGGCCAATCGGATGGAGATCTGCAGG GACCAGTTATCAGCGGACATGTACAACTTTATGGCCAAAGAAATAGACTATGCAAACTACTTTCATACG CTCATAGAGGTTCAGGCTGAGTATCACAGGAAGTCTTTGGAGATTCTGCAGAGTGTGCTGCCACAGATCAAAGCCCACCAGG AGGCATGGATAGAGAAACCATCGTATGGAAAGGCCTTAGAGGAGCATCTAGCCATCAGTGGCAGGGAGATTGCGTTTCCTATCGAGGCGTGCGTCACCATGCTGCTCGAATGTGGCATGGAGGAAGAG GGTTTATTTCGGGTGGCTCCCTCAGCCTCCAAGCTGAAGAAACTTAAAGCATCTCTGGACTGTGGGGTTCTGGATGTGCAGGAGTACTCGGCCGACCCACATGCCATCGCAG GAGCTTTGAAGTCTTATCTTCGTGAACTTCCCGAACCTCTAATGACCTTTGAACTCTATGATGAATGGATTCAAGCCTCAAA TATTCAAGATATGGATAAAAGGCTCCAAGCCCTTTTGTGTACATGTGAGAAACTACCAGCAGACAATCTGAACAACTTCAG ATATTTAATCAAGTTCTTAGCCAAACTCACAGAGCATCAAGATGCTAATAAAATGACGCCAGGTAATATTGCAATAGTTCTTGGACCCAACCTGCTGTGGACACATTCAGAAGG GAACATGACGGAAATGATGACCACCATGTCCCTGCAAATCGTTGGCATCGTTGAGCCGATCATCCAGCATGCTGACTGGTTCTTCCCTGGAG AGATAGAGTTCAACCTGACAGGTAGCTTCGGCAGCCCAGTCCATACCAACCACAACTCCAACTACAGCTCCATGCCCTCGCCCGATATGGACCAATCAGATCGCAAGCAGCAGCATGACCAGAGCCGACGCCCACTCAGTGTTGCTACTGACAACATGATGTTGGAATTCTACAAGAAGGATGG CAGCATTAGGAAAATTCAAAG TGTGGGTGTCAGAGTGATGGACACGTCGTGGGTGAAGGGCAAAAGTTCCTCTACATTGACCCGCAAAGCCTCGTCCACGCCTCCACAAGCGCCCGGCTCTCCTGCAGACACCCTGATCACTGAGCAGCCCGGTGAGCTGGCCACATCTCCAATCCCCACACCCCCTCCTGGAGATAGGGgcag cactCTGAAGAGCAAGGACCTCTCTCCTGTGATTGGCCACAAGTCTGCGCAGGCATCAGGAGCAACAGTGCCCCCTGTCAGTGGTCAGCAGAGCAACAGCCAGTCTCCCCATTCTGCAGAGCACAGCCCCCACACCTTACGCAAAG CCTCTAAGAAACTGGCCCCTGTACCACCCAAGGTTCCCTACGGCCAGTCGGGGGGGATATCAGACCAATCCACAGGTCAGCCGTCTCCGGTTAGCCTGTCCCCCACTCCCCCAAGTACCCCCTCCCCATACAGTTTGGGCTGTCCCCCAGGACACGCGCCCACCTCTTCCCCTGGCCAGACCCCATTAGGGGGACCCCATACGTTGTCCTCGCCGCCGTCTCTGACTGGTACGCTCACAAAGTCACGACCCACCCCAAAGCCCAGGCAGAGACCCAGTCTACCCCCTCCCCAGCCACCCACTGTCCCCCCTACGGCCCCCCAGCCCCTGGAGCAGGGTCTACTTGACGGATTGTCCCCCGGGGAGAGCATGTCCACAG
- the arhgap44a gene encoding rho GTPase-activating protein 44 isoform X1: MKKQFNRMRQLANQTVGRAEKTEVLSDDLLQVEKRLDLVKQVSHSTHKKLNACLQGQQGTDLEKKSVKSPSKKLPLTILAQCMVEGAAVLGEESLLGKMLNLCGETEEKLAQELLMFEIQIERDVVDPLYLLAEVEIPNIQKQRKHLAKLVLDMDSARTRWQQSSKSSGHPSNVQQGGAKSDSLREEMEETANRMEICRDQLSADMYNFMAKEIDYANYFHTLIEVQAEYHRKSLEILQSVLPQIKAHQEAWIEKPSYGKALEEHLAISGREIAFPIEACVTMLLECGMEEEGLFRVAPSASKLKKLKASLDCGVLDVQEYSADPHAIAGALKSYLRELPEPLMTFELYDEWIQASNIQDMDKRLQALLCTCEKLPADNLNNFRYLIKFLAKLTEHQDANKMTPGNIAIVLGPNLLWTHSEGNMTEMMTTMSLQIVGIVEPIIQHADWFFPGEIEFNLTGSFGSPVHTNHNSNYSSMPSPDMDQSDRKQQHDQSRRPLSVATDNMMLEFYKKDGSIRKIQSVGVRVMDTSWVKGKSSSTLTRKASSTPPQAPGSPADTLITEQPGELATSPIPTPPPGDRGSSDDVSPIRPDSSHVYSSHVEERPPPPYPSSSSSSHPGSHHFYPKPPPCARPVAPGPESQPPGSPPPPLRWAGFGLSQPQPPPSSSSSSSSSSLDINSNPKPSCLHFPKHGPLCDAPHAASTDASASPLYIKTPLVLTRHDMSLGNPPSLPSTAPPPWAACPCARERGPPRLTSTLKSKDLSPVIGHKSAQASGATVPPVSGQQSNSQSPHSAEHSPHTLRKASKKLAPVPPKVPYGQSGGISDQSTGQPSPVSLSPTPPSTPSPYSLGCPPGHAPTSSPGQTPLGGPHTLSSPPSLTGTLTKSRPTPKPRQRPSLPPPQPPTVPPTAPQPLEQGLLDGLSPGESMSTADFFSLEIPSINVNLDSLLDEFRVPRRSSLAAVSSPEGESLSEEEGQSTTL, encoded by the exons atgaaGAAGCAGTTCAATCGGATGCGACAGCTCGCCAACCAGACTGTTGGCAG GGCAGAAAAAACCGAGGTACTGAGTGATGACCTGCTGCAG GTGGAGAAGCGTTTAGACCTGGTAAAGCAGGTCTCCCATAGCACACATAAGAAGCTGAACGCCTGTCTGCAGGGTCAACAAGGCACTGATTTGGAAAAGAAATCCGTCAAATCTCCCTCT AAAAAGTTGCCCCTGACGATACTTGCTCAGTGTATGGTGGAGGGAGCGGCTGTGTTAGGAGAAGAATCTCTTCTTGG CAAGATGCTGaatctctgtggtgagaccgagGAGAAATTGGCCCAAGAGCTCCTCATGTTTGAGATTCAGATTGAAAGAGATGTTGTGGACCCTCTGTATTTGCTGGCTGAG GTGGAAATTCCCAACATTCAGAAACAGCGAAAACATTTAGCCAAACTGGTCCTGGACATGGATTCTGCCAGGACACG GTGGCAACAGTCCTCCAAATCTTCAGGTCATCCTAGCAATGTGCAGCAGGGCGGAGCCAAGTCTGACTCCCTGAGAGAGGAAATGGAGGAGACGGCCAATCGGATGGAGATCTGCAGG GACCAGTTATCAGCGGACATGTACAACTTTATGGCCAAAGAAATAGACTATGCAAACTACTTTCATACG CTCATAGAGGTTCAGGCTGAGTATCACAGGAAGTCTTTGGAGATTCTGCAGAGTGTGCTGCCACAGATCAAAGCCCACCAGG AGGCATGGATAGAGAAACCATCGTATGGAAAGGCCTTAGAGGAGCATCTAGCCATCAGTGGCAGGGAGATTGCGTTTCCTATCGAGGCGTGCGTCACCATGCTGCTCGAATGTGGCATGGAGGAAGAG GGTTTATTTCGGGTGGCTCCCTCAGCCTCCAAGCTGAAGAAACTTAAAGCATCTCTGGACTGTGGGGTTCTGGATGTGCAGGAGTACTCGGCCGACCCACATGCCATCGCAG GAGCTTTGAAGTCTTATCTTCGTGAACTTCCCGAACCTCTAATGACCTTTGAACTCTATGATGAATGGATTCAAGCCTCAAA TATTCAAGATATGGATAAAAGGCTCCAAGCCCTTTTGTGTACATGTGAGAAACTACCAGCAGACAATCTGAACAACTTCAG ATATTTAATCAAGTTCTTAGCCAAACTCACAGAGCATCAAGATGCTAATAAAATGACGCCAGGTAATATTGCAATAGTTCTTGGACCCAACCTGCTGTGGACACATTCAGAAGG GAACATGACGGAAATGATGACCACCATGTCCCTGCAAATCGTTGGCATCGTTGAGCCGATCATCCAGCATGCTGACTGGTTCTTCCCTGGAG AGATAGAGTTCAACCTGACAGGTAGCTTCGGCAGCCCAGTCCATACCAACCACAACTCCAACTACAGCTCCATGCCCTCGCCCGATATGGACCAATCAGATCGCAAGCAGCAGCATGACCAGAGCCGACGCCCACTCAGTGTTGCTACTGACAACATGATGTTGGAATTCTACAAGAAGGATGG CAGCATTAGGAAAATTCAAAG TGTGGGTGTCAGAGTGATGGACACGTCGTGGGTGAAGGGCAAAAGTTCCTCTACATTGACCCGCAAAGCCTCGTCCACGCCTCCACAAGCGCCCGGCTCTCCTGCAGACACCCTGATCACTGAGCAGCCCGGTGAGCTGGCCACATCTCCAATCCCCACACCCCCTCCTGGAGATAGGGgcag CTCAGACGACGTGTCGCCCATTCGGCCGGATTCCTCACATGTCTATTCGTCCCACGTGGAGGAGCGGCCACCCCCTCCGTACCCTTCCTCGTCCTCATCTTCCCACCCCGGTTCTCACCACTTCTACCCTAAGCCCCCTCCCTGCGCTCGGCCCGTCGCCCCTGGTCCCGAGTCCCAGCCTCCCGGCTCCCCACCTCCGCCCCTGCGCTGGGCCGGCTTCGGCCTTTCCCAGCCCCAGCCACccccctcctcttcttcctcttcctcctcctcctcactcgATATCAACTCCAACCCCAAGCCTAGCTGCCTGCACTTTCCCAAACACGGGCCCCTGTGTGACGCGCCGCATGCCGCTTCAACTGACGCCAGTGCTTCACCCCTCTATATTAAAACCCCTCTCGTACTGACCCGCCATGACATGTCCCTCGGAAACCCCCCTAGCCTCCCCTCCACCGCACCCCCGCCGTGGGCTGCCTGTCCATGTGCCCGTGAGAGAGGACCCCCCAGGCTGACTAG cactCTGAAGAGCAAGGACCTCTCTCCTGTGATTGGCCACAAGTCTGCGCAGGCATCAGGAGCAACAGTGCCCCCTGTCAGTGGTCAGCAGAGCAACAGCCAGTCTCCCCATTCTGCAGAGCACAGCCCCCACACCTTACGCAAAG CCTCTAAGAAACTGGCCCCTGTACCACCCAAGGTTCCCTACGGCCAGTCGGGGGGGATATCAGACCAATCCACAGGTCAGCCGTCTCCGGTTAGCCTGTCCCCCACTCCCCCAAGTACCCCCTCCCCATACAGTTTGGGCTGTCCCCCAGGACACGCGCCCACCTCTTCCCCTGGCCAGACCCCATTAGGGGGACCCCATACGTTGTCCTCGCCGCCGTCTCTGACTGGTACGCTCACAAAGTCACGACCCACCCCAAAGCCCAGGCAGAGACCCAGTCTACCCCCTCCCCAGCCACCCACTGTCCCCCCTACGGCCCCCCAGCCCCTGGAGCAGGGTCTACTTGACGGATTGTCCCCCGGGGAGAGCATGTCCACAG
- the arhgap44a gene encoding rho GTPase-activating protein 44 isoform X2, translating into MKKQFNRMRQLANQTVGRAEKTEVLSDDLLQVEKRLDLVKQVSHSTHKKLNACLQGQQGTDLEKKSVKSPSKKLPLTILAQCMVEGAAVLGEESLLGKMLNLCGETEEKLAQELLMFEIQIERDVVDPLYLLAEVEIPNIQKQRKHLAKLVLDMDSARTRWQQSSKSSGHPSNVQQGGAKSDSLREEMEETANRMEICRDQLSADMYNFMAKEIDYANYFHTLIEVQAEYHRKSLEILQSVLPQIKAHQEAWIEKPSYGKALEEHLAISGREIAFPIEACVTMLLECGMEEEGLFRVAPSASKLKKLKASLDCGVLDVQEYSADPHAIAGALKSYLRELPEPLMTFELYDEWIQASNIQDMDKRLQALLCTCEKLPADNLNNFRYLIKFLAKLTEHQDANKMTPGNIAIVLGPNLLWTHSEGNMTEMMTTMSLQIVGIVEPIIQHADWFFPGEIEFNLTGSFGSPVHTNHNSNYSSMPSPDMDQSDRKQQHDQSRRPLSVATDNMMLEFYKKDGIRKIQSVGVRVMDTSWVKGKSSSTLTRKASSTPPQAPGSPADTLITEQPGELATSPIPTPPPGDRGSSDDVSPIRPDSSHVYSSHVEERPPPPYPSSSSSSHPGSHHFYPKPPPCARPVAPGPESQPPGSPPPPLRWAGFGLSQPQPPPSSSSSSSSSSLDINSNPKPSCLHFPKHGPLCDAPHAASTDASASPLYIKTPLVLTRHDMSLGNPPSLPSTAPPPWAACPCARERGPPRLTSTLKSKDLSPVIGHKSAQASGATVPPVSGQQSNSQSPHSAEHSPHTLRKASKKLAPVPPKVPYGQSGGISDQSTGQPSPVSLSPTPPSTPSPYSLGCPPGHAPTSSPGQTPLGGPHTLSSPPSLTGTLTKSRPTPKPRQRPSLPPPQPPTVPPTAPQPLEQGLLDGLSPGESMSTADFFSLEIPSINVNLDSLLDEFRVPRRSSLAAVSSPEGESLSEEEGQSTTL; encoded by the exons atgaaGAAGCAGTTCAATCGGATGCGACAGCTCGCCAACCAGACTGTTGGCAG GGCAGAAAAAACCGAGGTACTGAGTGATGACCTGCTGCAG GTGGAGAAGCGTTTAGACCTGGTAAAGCAGGTCTCCCATAGCACACATAAGAAGCTGAACGCCTGTCTGCAGGGTCAACAAGGCACTGATTTGGAAAAGAAATCCGTCAAATCTCCCTCT AAAAAGTTGCCCCTGACGATACTTGCTCAGTGTATGGTGGAGGGAGCGGCTGTGTTAGGAGAAGAATCTCTTCTTGG CAAGATGCTGaatctctgtggtgagaccgagGAGAAATTGGCCCAAGAGCTCCTCATGTTTGAGATTCAGATTGAAAGAGATGTTGTGGACCCTCTGTATTTGCTGGCTGAG GTGGAAATTCCCAACATTCAGAAACAGCGAAAACATTTAGCCAAACTGGTCCTGGACATGGATTCTGCCAGGACACG GTGGCAACAGTCCTCCAAATCTTCAGGTCATCCTAGCAATGTGCAGCAGGGCGGAGCCAAGTCTGACTCCCTGAGAGAGGAAATGGAGGAGACGGCCAATCGGATGGAGATCTGCAGG GACCAGTTATCAGCGGACATGTACAACTTTATGGCCAAAGAAATAGACTATGCAAACTACTTTCATACG CTCATAGAGGTTCAGGCTGAGTATCACAGGAAGTCTTTGGAGATTCTGCAGAGTGTGCTGCCACAGATCAAAGCCCACCAGG AGGCATGGATAGAGAAACCATCGTATGGAAAGGCCTTAGAGGAGCATCTAGCCATCAGTGGCAGGGAGATTGCGTTTCCTATCGAGGCGTGCGTCACCATGCTGCTCGAATGTGGCATGGAGGAAGAG GGTTTATTTCGGGTGGCTCCCTCAGCCTCCAAGCTGAAGAAACTTAAAGCATCTCTGGACTGTGGGGTTCTGGATGTGCAGGAGTACTCGGCCGACCCACATGCCATCGCAG GAGCTTTGAAGTCTTATCTTCGTGAACTTCCCGAACCTCTAATGACCTTTGAACTCTATGATGAATGGATTCAAGCCTCAAA TATTCAAGATATGGATAAAAGGCTCCAAGCCCTTTTGTGTACATGTGAGAAACTACCAGCAGACAATCTGAACAACTTCAG ATATTTAATCAAGTTCTTAGCCAAACTCACAGAGCATCAAGATGCTAATAAAATGACGCCAGGTAATATTGCAATAGTTCTTGGACCCAACCTGCTGTGGACACATTCAGAAGG GAACATGACGGAAATGATGACCACCATGTCCCTGCAAATCGTTGGCATCGTTGAGCCGATCATCCAGCATGCTGACTGGTTCTTCCCTGGAG AGATAGAGTTCAACCTGACAGGTAGCTTCGGCAGCCCAGTCCATACCAACCACAACTCCAACTACAGCTCCATGCCCTCGCCCGATATGGACCAATCAGATCGCAAGCAGCAGCATGACCAGAGCCGACGCCCACTCAGTGTTGCTACTGACAACATGATGTTGGAATTCTACAAGAAGGATGG CATTAGGAAAATTCAAAG TGTGGGTGTCAGAGTGATGGACACGTCGTGGGTGAAGGGCAAAAGTTCCTCTACATTGACCCGCAAAGCCTCGTCCACGCCTCCACAAGCGCCCGGCTCTCCTGCAGACACCCTGATCACTGAGCAGCCCGGTGAGCTGGCCACATCTCCAATCCCCACACCCCCTCCTGGAGATAGGGgcag CTCAGACGACGTGTCGCCCATTCGGCCGGATTCCTCACATGTCTATTCGTCCCACGTGGAGGAGCGGCCACCCCCTCCGTACCCTTCCTCGTCCTCATCTTCCCACCCCGGTTCTCACCACTTCTACCCTAAGCCCCCTCCCTGCGCTCGGCCCGTCGCCCCTGGTCCCGAGTCCCAGCCTCCCGGCTCCCCACCTCCGCCCCTGCGCTGGGCCGGCTTCGGCCTTTCCCAGCCCCAGCCACccccctcctcttcttcctcttcctcctcctcctcactcgATATCAACTCCAACCCCAAGCCTAGCTGCCTGCACTTTCCCAAACACGGGCCCCTGTGTGACGCGCCGCATGCCGCTTCAACTGACGCCAGTGCTTCACCCCTCTATATTAAAACCCCTCTCGTACTGACCCGCCATGACATGTCCCTCGGAAACCCCCCTAGCCTCCCCTCCACCGCACCCCCGCCGTGGGCTGCCTGTCCATGTGCCCGTGAGAGAGGACCCCCCAGGCTGACTAG cactCTGAAGAGCAAGGACCTCTCTCCTGTGATTGGCCACAAGTCTGCGCAGGCATCAGGAGCAACAGTGCCCCCTGTCAGTGGTCAGCAGAGCAACAGCCAGTCTCCCCATTCTGCAGAGCACAGCCCCCACACCTTACGCAAAG CCTCTAAGAAACTGGCCCCTGTACCACCCAAGGTTCCCTACGGCCAGTCGGGGGGGATATCAGACCAATCCACAGGTCAGCCGTCTCCGGTTAGCCTGTCCCCCACTCCCCCAAGTACCCCCTCCCCATACAGTTTGGGCTGTCCCCCAGGACACGCGCCCACCTCTTCCCCTGGCCAGACCCCATTAGGGGGACCCCATACGTTGTCCTCGCCGCCGTCTCTGACTGGTACGCTCACAAAGTCACGACCCACCCCAAAGCCCAGGCAGAGACCCAGTCTACCCCCTCCCCAGCCACCCACTGTCCCCCCTACGGCCCCCCAGCCCCTGGAGCAGGGTCTACTTGACGGATTGTCCCCCGGGGAGAGCATGTCCACAG
- the arhgap44a gene encoding rho GTPase-activating protein 44 isoform X8, with protein sequence MKKQFNRMRQLANQTVGRAEKTEVLSDDLLQVEKRLDLVKQVSHSTHKKLNACLQGQQGTDLEKKSVKSPSKKLPLTILAQCMVEGAAVLGEESLLGKMLNLCGETEEKLAQELLMFEIQIERDVVDPLYLLAEVEIPNIQKQRKHLAKLVLDMDSARTRWQQSSKSSGHPSNVQQGGAKSDSLREEMEETANRMEICRDQLSADMYNFMAKEIDYANYFHTLIEVQAEYHRKSLEILQSVLPQIKAHQEAWIEKPSYGKALEEHLAISGREIAFPIEACVTMLLECGMEEEGLFRVAPSASKLKKLKASLDCGVLDVQEYSADPHAIAGALKSYLRELPEPLMTFELYDEWIQASNIQDMDKRLQALLCTCEKLPADNLNNFRYLIKFLAKLTEHQDANKMTPGNIAIVLGPNLLWTHSEGNMTEMMTTMSLQIVGIVEPIIQHADWFFPGEIEFNLTGSFGSPVHTNHNSNYSSMPSPDMDQSDRKQQHDQSRRPLSVATDNMMLEFYKKDGIRKIQSVGVRVMDTSWVKGKSSSTLTRKASSTPPQAPGSPADTLITEQPGELATSPIPTPPPGDRGSTLKSKDLSPVIGHKSAQASGATVPPVSGQQSNSQSPHSAEHSPHTLRKASKKLAPVPPKVPYGQSGGISDQSTGQPSPVSLSPTPPSTPSPYSLGCPPGHAPTSSPGQTPLGGPHTLSSPPSLTGTLTKSRPTPKPRQRPSLPPPQPPTVPPTAPQPLEQGLLDGLSPGESMSTADFFSLEIPSINVNLDSLLDEFRVPRRSSLAAVSSPEGESLSEEEGQSTTL encoded by the exons atgaaGAAGCAGTTCAATCGGATGCGACAGCTCGCCAACCAGACTGTTGGCAG GGCAGAAAAAACCGAGGTACTGAGTGATGACCTGCTGCAG GTGGAGAAGCGTTTAGACCTGGTAAAGCAGGTCTCCCATAGCACACATAAGAAGCTGAACGCCTGTCTGCAGGGTCAACAAGGCACTGATTTGGAAAAGAAATCCGTCAAATCTCCCTCT AAAAAGTTGCCCCTGACGATACTTGCTCAGTGTATGGTGGAGGGAGCGGCTGTGTTAGGAGAAGAATCTCTTCTTGG CAAGATGCTGaatctctgtggtgagaccgagGAGAAATTGGCCCAAGAGCTCCTCATGTTTGAGATTCAGATTGAAAGAGATGTTGTGGACCCTCTGTATTTGCTGGCTGAG GTGGAAATTCCCAACATTCAGAAACAGCGAAAACATTTAGCCAAACTGGTCCTGGACATGGATTCTGCCAGGACACG GTGGCAACAGTCCTCCAAATCTTCAGGTCATCCTAGCAATGTGCAGCAGGGCGGAGCCAAGTCTGACTCCCTGAGAGAGGAAATGGAGGAGACGGCCAATCGGATGGAGATCTGCAGG GACCAGTTATCAGCGGACATGTACAACTTTATGGCCAAAGAAATAGACTATGCAAACTACTTTCATACG CTCATAGAGGTTCAGGCTGAGTATCACAGGAAGTCTTTGGAGATTCTGCAGAGTGTGCTGCCACAGATCAAAGCCCACCAGG AGGCATGGATAGAGAAACCATCGTATGGAAAGGCCTTAGAGGAGCATCTAGCCATCAGTGGCAGGGAGATTGCGTTTCCTATCGAGGCGTGCGTCACCATGCTGCTCGAATGTGGCATGGAGGAAGAG GGTTTATTTCGGGTGGCTCCCTCAGCCTCCAAGCTGAAGAAACTTAAAGCATCTCTGGACTGTGGGGTTCTGGATGTGCAGGAGTACTCGGCCGACCCACATGCCATCGCAG GAGCTTTGAAGTCTTATCTTCGTGAACTTCCCGAACCTCTAATGACCTTTGAACTCTATGATGAATGGATTCAAGCCTCAAA TATTCAAGATATGGATAAAAGGCTCCAAGCCCTTTTGTGTACATGTGAGAAACTACCAGCAGACAATCTGAACAACTTCAG ATATTTAATCAAGTTCTTAGCCAAACTCACAGAGCATCAAGATGCTAATAAAATGACGCCAGGTAATATTGCAATAGTTCTTGGACCCAACCTGCTGTGGACACATTCAGAAGG GAACATGACGGAAATGATGACCACCATGTCCCTGCAAATCGTTGGCATCGTTGAGCCGATCATCCAGCATGCTGACTGGTTCTTCCCTGGAG AGATAGAGTTCAACCTGACAGGTAGCTTCGGCAGCCCAGTCCATACCAACCACAACTCCAACTACAGCTCCATGCCCTCGCCCGATATGGACCAATCAGATCGCAAGCAGCAGCATGACCAGAGCCGACGCCCACTCAGTGTTGCTACTGACAACATGATGTTGGAATTCTACAAGAAGGATGG CATTAGGAAAATTCAAAG TGTGGGTGTCAGAGTGATGGACACGTCGTGGGTGAAGGGCAAAAGTTCCTCTACATTGACCCGCAAAGCCTCGTCCACGCCTCCACAAGCGCCCGGCTCTCCTGCAGACACCCTGATCACTGAGCAGCCCGGTGAGCTGGCCACATCTCCAATCCCCACACCCCCTCCTGGAGATAGGGgcag cactCTGAAGAGCAAGGACCTCTCTCCTGTGATTGGCCACAAGTCTGCGCAGGCATCAGGAGCAACAGTGCCCCCTGTCAGTGGTCAGCAGAGCAACAGCCAGTCTCCCCATTCTGCAGAGCACAGCCCCCACACCTTACGCAAAG CCTCTAAGAAACTGGCCCCTGTACCACCCAAGGTTCCCTACGGCCAGTCGGGGGGGATATCAGACCAATCCACAGGTCAGCCGTCTCCGGTTAGCCTGTCCCCCACTCCCCCAAGTACCCCCTCCCCATACAGTTTGGGCTGTCCCCCAGGACACGCGCCCACCTCTTCCCCTGGCCAGACCCCATTAGGGGGACCCCATACGTTGTCCTCGCCGCCGTCTCTGACTGGTACGCTCACAAAGTCACGACCCACCCCAAAGCCCAGGCAGAGACCCAGTCTACCCCCTCCCCAGCCACCCACTGTCCCCCCTACGGCCCCCCAGCCCCTGGAGCAGGGTCTACTTGACGGATTGTCCCCCGGGGAGAGCATGTCCACAG